A window of the Synechococcus sp. M16.1 genome harbors these coding sequences:
- a CDS encoding DNA mismatch repair protein MutS: protein MVINPWPLLRNDASDGGRQGLHLVVHGRSGGVVPECLASLPDLLSQRRSAPVQLEVLTAEQPVSALPQSSWIVPLLLLPGAHARTDVPAIRNRLRGAGASVRLLPFLGSWTTWWNAVLSALPSSERADAVLVHHPLRPGVADRFLAMLASRLALPLVPFDAWPEFQQRHPRARPLPLTLAPNRMTDALSEAGGLPPLLEHSPTRQALIDLLVSLP from the coding sequence ATGGTCATCAATCCGTGGCCATTGCTACGGAATGACGCTTCCGATGGGGGGCGGCAAGGGTTGCATCTGGTGGTGCATGGCCGCAGTGGCGGTGTTGTTCCAGAGTGTTTGGCCTCTCTGCCGGACCTTCTGTCTCAGCGGCGCTCAGCGCCCGTGCAGTTGGAGGTGCTGACGGCTGAACAACCCGTATCCGCGCTTCCCCAATCCTCTTGGATCGTTCCGTTGCTGCTGCTGCCTGGGGCGCACGCTCGCACGGATGTGCCGGCGATTCGCAACAGGCTTCGTGGTGCCGGAGCCAGTGTGCGTCTGCTGCCCTTTCTGGGCTCTTGGACCACGTGGTGGAACGCTGTGCTCTCAGCACTTCCGTCGTCTGAGCGCGCTGATGCCGTGCTGGTGCACCACCCCTTGCGCCCGGGGGTGGCGGATCGCTTCCTCGCGATGCTGGCGTCTCGCCTTGCTTTGCCGTTGGTTCCCTTTGATGCCTGGCCCGAGTTCCAGCAGCGCCACCCCAGGGCCAGGCCACTTCCATTAACCCTCGCTCCAAACCGCATGACGGATGCGTTGAGCGAAGCTGGTGGATTACCTCCTCTGCTGGAGCATTCCCCCACCCGTCAGGCCTTGATCGATCTGCTTGTTTCTCTGCCGTGA
- a CDS encoding ferredoxin--nitrite reductase gives MTISSPSRPYLDGKKLNKIEQNKAAKDGLLVGSEIEKFAELGWEQVDETDLQLRLKWYGMFWRPKTPGKFMLRLRVPNGVLTADQLRVVGSIVERYGENGSCDITTRQNLQLRGVLLGDLPEILKRLKEAGLSTIQSGFDNPRNVTGNPIAGIDPNEIVDTRPYTTELQNFLTNNCQGNPEYSNLPRKWNTAVAGAKDNFLLHNDIVFHPVERDGVMGFGVWIGGVLSSQMNAYAVPLNAWVKPEEICKMTDAVIRLWRDNGERDKRPKGRFRLYLDQVGHDVFRSQVEELFGPLTPDPGSVFNTTPRSHYGFHPQKQEGLSYAGLHVPVGRLTAQDLQDLATASLNYGSGEVRLTEDQNVILVGLPDEKLEALKADALVQRFPLEPGHISAGTVSCTGNTYCGFALTNTKDQALEAAKELDQELNLPEELKIHWTGCPNTCGQAYMGAIGLTGTKAKNSEGVMGEGYTMTIGGSQGANPSIGEIHRKAIPADEIKTALKEVLIEKFGATPKA, from the coding sequence ATGACCATTAGCTCTCCCTCCAGGCCTTACCTGGATGGCAAGAAGCTCAACAAGATCGAGCAGAACAAGGCGGCCAAAGATGGCCTGTTGGTCGGCAGCGAGATTGAAAAATTCGCCGAGCTTGGCTGGGAGCAGGTGGATGAAACCGACCTTCAGTTGCGTTTGAAGTGGTACGGCATGTTCTGGCGTCCGAAAACGCCAGGCAAATTCATGTTGCGCCTGCGGGTTCCAAATGGCGTGCTGACGGCCGATCAGCTGCGAGTGGTTGGTTCCATCGTTGAGCGCTACGGCGAAAACGGCAGCTGCGACATCACCACCCGTCAGAACCTGCAATTGCGTGGTGTCCTGCTGGGCGACCTGCCGGAAATCCTCAAGCGGCTGAAGGAAGCCGGCCTCAGCACAATCCAATCCGGCTTCGACAACCCCCGCAACGTCACCGGCAACCCCATCGCCGGCATTGATCCCAACGAGATCGTCGACACGCGGCCTTACACCACCGAGCTTCAGAACTTCCTCACCAACAACTGCCAGGGCAACCCGGAGTATTCGAACCTGCCCCGCAAGTGGAACACCGCCGTTGCCGGTGCAAAGGACAATTTCCTGCTCCACAACGACATCGTTTTCCACCCCGTGGAACGGGATGGGGTGATGGGATTTGGCGTCTGGATCGGCGGTGTTCTGTCATCGCAAATGAACGCCTATGCCGTTCCCCTCAACGCCTGGGTGAAGCCAGAGGAAATCTGCAAGATGACCGATGCCGTGATCCGGCTCTGGCGTGACAACGGTGAGCGCGACAAGCGCCCCAAAGGCCGCTTCCGGCTCTACCTGGATCAAGTGGGTCATGACGTTTTCCGCAGCCAGGTGGAAGAACTCTTCGGTCCGTTGACCCCAGACCCGGGCTCTGTGTTCAACACCACGCCCCGCTCCCACTACGGCTTCCATCCTCAGAAACAGGAAGGGCTCTCCTACGCCGGACTGCACGTTCCGGTGGGTCGTCTGACCGCTCAGGATCTGCAGGATCTGGCAACCGCAAGCCTCAACTACGGCAGTGGCGAGGTGCGTCTTACCGAAGATCAGAACGTCATCCTCGTTGGACTTCCCGACGAGAAGCTCGAGGCCCTAAAGGCAGACGCCCTGGTGCAACGCTTCCCGCTGGAGCCCGGTCACATCTCCGCAGGAACGGTGTCCTGCACCGGCAACACCTACTGCGGTTTCGCCCTCACCAACACCAAAGACCAAGCCCTCGAAGCAGCCAAGGAACTCGACCAAGAGCTCAATCTTCCTGAAGAGCTGAAGATCCACTGGACCGGCTGCCCCAACACCTGCGGCCAGGCCTACATGGGTGCCATCGGCCTCACCGGCACCAAGGCCAAAAACAGTGAAGGCGTGATGGGAGAGGGCTACACGATGACCATCGGTGGTTCCCAAGGCGCCAACCCAAGCATCGGCGAAATCCACCGCAAGGCGATCCCGGCCGATGAGATCAAGACCGCTCTCAAAGAGGTGTTGATCGAAAAGTTCGGGGCCACCCCGAAGGCGTGA
- a CDS encoding formate/nitrite transporter family protein: MDYVLPNELVDGMIAAGGKKSTVSVKNLLIRGFYSGAILGLAVILALTVGITVKAPFVGSLLFPFGFASIVLFGMELVTGNFALLPMATWAGKSTWGATFRNWVWVWIGNWIGTAVVAVIMAISLTSGTMDGAADNVGPPIWDLVAQKIMALNQINVEKKYEALGSMGFFLAFLRGLVANWLVCLGVTMALVSKSVPGKILACWLPITAFQSMGMEHIVVNQFLHTAGPILGSGVPFTKVIFWNFLPVTLGNIVGGMVFIGMLFYSTHRTPMDNVLPTEHDEKLERELAAELGAR; encoded by the coding sequence ATGGACTACGTCCTACCCAATGAGCTTGTCGACGGCATGATTGCCGCCGGCGGCAAAAAATCAACGGTCAGCGTGAAGAACCTGCTGATCCGTGGCTTTTACTCCGGGGCCATCCTTGGCCTGGCAGTGATCCTGGCCCTCACCGTGGGCATCACCGTCAAAGCCCCCTTCGTGGGCTCGCTGCTGTTCCCCTTCGGCTTCGCCAGCATCGTGCTGTTCGGCATGGAGCTGGTGACCGGCAACTTCGCCCTGCTGCCGATGGCCACCTGGGCCGGCAAGAGCACCTGGGGTGCCACCTTCCGCAACTGGGTCTGGGTGTGGATCGGCAACTGGATCGGCACCGCCGTTGTGGCCGTGATCATGGCCATCAGCCTCACCAGCGGCACCATGGATGGCGCTGCTGACAACGTCGGCCCGCCGATCTGGGATCTCGTGGCCCAGAAAATCATGGCCCTCAATCAAATCAACGTTGAGAAGAAGTACGAGGCCCTGGGAAGCATGGGCTTCTTCCTCGCCTTCCTGCGCGGACTCGTGGCCAACTGGTTGGTTTGCCTGGGCGTGACCATGGCTCTGGTGAGCAAGAGCGTTCCCGGCAAGATCCTGGCCTGCTGGCTTCCGATCACCGCCTTCCAATCGATGGGCATGGAGCACATCGTGGTGAACCAGTTCCTCCACACCGCTGGCCCGATCCTCGGTTCAGGCGTCCCCTTCACCAAGGTGATCTTCTGGAACTTCCTGCCTGTCACCCTCGGCAACATCGTGGGCGGCATGGTGTTCATCGGCATGCTCTTCTACAGCACCCATCGCACTCCGATGGATAACGTGCTGCCCACCGAGCACGATGAAAAGCTGGAGCGTGAGCTCGCTGCTGAACTGGGTGCCCGCTGA
- a CDS encoding HEAT repeat domain-containing protein, with product MNDEAVLWERLARSRRAPLEPAWLGEVYSPSLSVDLRRALCEKLGMQAERGWPVIQDLLANHGVLPDLVMAAGLCHQSEARDWLLAQLEQTSDDEDANLMVVQALACWGAEVPESVVVNCLHHPGQLHRLAGLQLLSFRSHCLDDGELLQFCQEVLNDFRDPVVVAAIRVLQRRDGVLISEKLAELCGNGSLPVAEAAFRALGCIATPASQRCLLELSQELNDDVRRKMASTQLSQQFRQ from the coding sequence ATGAACGACGAAGCCGTTCTCTGGGAACGGCTCGCCCGATCTCGACGCGCTCCTTTGGAGCCCGCTTGGCTGGGGGAGGTCTACTCCCCCAGCCTTTCTGTTGATCTGCGGCGAGCCCTCTGCGAAAAACTGGGGATGCAGGCCGAGCGCGGCTGGCCCGTGATCCAAGACCTCCTCGCTAATCACGGGGTTCTGCCCGATTTGGTGATGGCGGCAGGGCTCTGCCACCAGAGCGAAGCCCGCGATTGGTTGTTGGCTCAACTCGAGCAAACCTCAGACGATGAGGACGCCAACCTGATGGTGGTTCAGGCTCTCGCCTGCTGGGGTGCCGAAGTTCCCGAATCGGTGGTGGTGAATTGCCTGCATCACCCGGGCCAACTGCACCGACTTGCCGGCCTGCAACTGCTCAGCTTCCGATCCCATTGCCTCGACGACGGTGAACTGCTGCAGTTCTGCCAAGAGGTTTTGAATGATTTTCGCGATCCAGTTGTTGTGGCCGCCATTCGGGTTCTGCAACGCCGCGATGGCGTTTTGATCAGCGAAAAGCTGGCAGAGCTTTGTGGCAACGGTTCCCTGCCGGTTGCCGAGGCCGCCTTCCGCGCACTCGGTTGCATCGCCACACCTGCCAGTCAGCGCTGCCTGCTGGAGTTGAGCCAGGAGCTGAATGACGACGTTCGGCGGAAAATGGCCAGCACCCAACTGAGCCAACAATTCCGCCAATAA
- the cynS gene encoding cyanase, producing the protein MAAPSQETVTATLMAAKKAKGMSFADLEAALGLDEVWIASLFYGQATASKEEAEKLAELLSLDPAITAALQEFPTKGSLDPVIPTDPLIYRFYEIMQVYGMPLKDVIQEHFGDGIMSAIDFTLDVDKVEDPKGDRVKITMCGKFLPYKKW; encoded by the coding sequence TTGGCAGCTCCTTCCCAGGAGACCGTCACCGCCACCTTGATGGCTGCTAAGAAGGCCAAGGGCATGAGCTTTGCTGATCTGGAAGCAGCCCTGGGCCTCGATGAGGTCTGGATTGCTTCCCTGTTCTATGGACAGGCCACAGCTTCAAAAGAAGAGGCTGAAAAGCTGGCTGAGCTGCTCTCCCTTGACCCAGCCATCACCGCCGCTTTGCAGGAGTTCCCCACCAAGGGAAGCCTCGATCCGGTGATCCCCACTGATCCCTTGATCTATCGCTTCTACGAGATCATGCAGGTCTATGGCATGCCCCTGAAGGATGTGATCCAGGAGCATTTTGGTGACGGCATCATGAGCGCGATCGACTTCACACTCGATGTCGACAAGGTGGAGGATCCCAAAGGTGATCGCGTCAAAATCACCATGTGCGGCAAGTTCCTGCCTTACAAAAAGTGGTGA
- a CDS encoding cyanate hydratase, translating to MSQFFQSMATLLQAQFLAPTTAPQLMLERLYYAEGRHHPQHPRHGSFEGLSRLSRP from the coding sequence ATGAGCCAATTCTTCCAATCGATGGCTACCCTGCTGCAGGCGCAATTCCTTGCACCAACCACTGCTCCCCAACTGATGCTGGAGCGGCTCTATTACGCCGAAGGACGCCACCACCCGCAGCACCCACGCCATGGCAGCTTCGAGGGGCTATCCCGGCTGAGCAGGCCCTGA
- a CDS encoding anthranilate phosphoribosyltransferase family protein, with product MTSAVLSGRDRFKQHLRKVGSGEHTSKGMSREEAADAMELMLQGEATPAQIGAFLIAHRIRRPEPQELTGMLDTYRARGPVLQSTAGSRAPLCFGMPYDGRTRTAPIYPLTALVLLACGQPVVLQGGERMPIKYGVTAVDLFRLLDLNLTGLPISAVADGFQQNGFALIHQPDHFPIAETLIGYREELGKRPPVASLELLWTPHQGDHLLVSGFVHPPTEARAWEALKQAGETDVLTVKGLEGGTDLPIGRACITARVRNGKAERLILHPRDHGCHDADVEWADDTTWAEQARNALQNKGPLCDALRWNAGAYLWFAGCSDSLEQGIQRAASVLETGQAQAQLDQLCAWRSSLAIR from the coding sequence TTGACGAGCGCAGTTCTCTCCGGCCGCGACCGCTTCAAGCAGCACCTGCGCAAGGTGGGAAGCGGTGAACACACCAGCAAAGGCATGAGTCGCGAGGAAGCGGCTGATGCCATGGAGCTGATGCTGCAGGGCGAAGCGACGCCCGCACAGATCGGCGCCTTCCTGATTGCCCATCGCATCCGACGGCCCGAACCTCAGGAACTCACTGGGATGCTCGACACCTACCGAGCCCGCGGCCCGGTGCTGCAATCCACTGCTGGCAGTCGAGCACCGTTGTGTTTCGGCATGCCCTACGACGGGCGCACGCGCACAGCGCCGATTTACCCGCTCACCGCGTTGGTGCTGCTGGCCTGTGGTCAGCCGGTGGTTCTGCAGGGCGGTGAGCGGATGCCGATCAAATACGGCGTCACCGCTGTTGATCTGTTCCGCCTTCTCGATCTCAACCTCACAGGTCTGCCGATCAGCGCCGTTGCAGACGGGTTCCAGCAGAACGGCTTCGCCCTGATTCACCAGCCGGATCATTTCCCCATCGCGGAAACCCTGATCGGCTACCGCGAAGAACTGGGCAAGCGTCCCCCGGTTGCCAGCCTGGAACTGCTCTGGACACCCCACCAAGGCGACCACCTCCTTGTGAGTGGCTTTGTCCACCCACCAACAGAAGCCCGCGCCTGGGAAGCCCTCAAGCAAGCCGGCGAAACCGATGTTCTCACCGTGAAGGGGTTGGAAGGAGGCACCGACCTGCCCATCGGTCGAGCCTGCATCACGGCCCGGGTGCGGAACGGCAAAGCGGAGCGATTGATCCTGCACCCCCGTGACCATGGCTGTCACGACGCCGACGTGGAATGGGCTGACGACACCACCTGGGCTGAGCAGGCACGAAACGCCCTTCAGAACAAAGGCCCTCTCTGCGACGCCCTGCGCTGGAACGCCGGCGCCTATCTGTGGTTCGCCGGCTGCAGTGATTCCCTGGAACAGGGCATTCAGCGGGCAGCGTCCGTTCTGGAGACGGGCCAGGCCCAAGCCCAGCTTGATCAACTCTGCGCTTGGCGAAGCAGCTTGGCCATCCGATAG
- a CDS encoding GNAT family N-acetyltransferase: MALRPIAPEDQPLLREIYADAIESQAPLLYSDEQVRAWAALAWLPGVLDASFREGSGWLTTDGSAFAIRHPEDRLSLLYCRGCASRRGHGSALLNRIEADALASGVQQLRTEASQFSRPLLERRGWCVEAPETILIGGVPFERYRMAKLLRQAQS; the protein is encoded by the coding sequence ATGGCTTTGCGTCCGATCGCTCCGGAGGATCAACCGCTGTTGCGGGAGATCTATGCCGATGCGATCGAATCTCAGGCTCCTCTCCTTTATTCAGATGAACAAGTCAGGGCTTGGGCGGCCTTGGCTTGGTTGCCCGGCGTGCTTGATGCGAGTTTTCGGGAGGGCTCGGGATGGCTCACCACCGATGGTTCGGCCTTTGCGATCCGCCATCCGGAAGATCGTCTCTCGTTGCTTTACTGCCGTGGTTGTGCCTCGAGGCGGGGGCATGGCAGTGCCCTCCTGAACCGGATTGAGGCGGATGCGCTGGCATCCGGCGTTCAACAATTACGAACGGAGGCCAGCCAGTTCAGCCGACCGTTGCTGGAGAGACGGGGCTGGTGTGTGGAAGCGCCGGAGACGATCCTGATTGGAGGCGTTCCGTTCGAGCGCTATCGGATGGCCAAGCTGCTTCGCCAAGCGCAGAGTTGA